Proteins from a single region of Thalassophryne amazonica chromosome 22, fThaAma1.1, whole genome shotgun sequence:
- the itfg2 gene encoding KICSTOR complex protein ITFG2 yields the protein MRSVSYVHRVSLDFTGTLFPHAICLGDADNDSLNELIVGDTSGKLLVYKYDDSKPWITRACVGMLTCVGVGDVCNKGKNFVVAMGAEGWFHLFDLTSASGNKSDSSSQHEALSSDDQKPFFTQHIPANTKVILISDIDGDGRSELVVGYTDRVVRAFRWEEASDSLDSGSGQLVLLKKWLLEGQVDSLSVNPDPEGLPELMVSQPGCGYAILLCSWTQQDSSSSGEDAPATPGSEGPSRDVALHLTTGRIHNKNVSTHLIGSISKGSKEESSKCGLFALCTLDGTLKLLDSSEQLLWSVQVDHQLFALQKLDVTGDGREEVVACAWDGQTYIIDHNRTVVRFQFDENVNAFCAGQYTCEEGKNSPCLVYVGFNHKIYIYWKVALERMESTNLLRVLDKRPEFKSHLKVLGVDAEDPAAMRALVSNVFYKDAVM from the exons ATGCGTTCTGTGAGCTACGTGCACCGAGTTAGTCTGGATTTCACTGGAACTCTTTTTCCTCACGCCATCTGTCTGGGAGATGCTGACAATGACTCG TTGAATGAGCTCATTGTCGGGGACACTAGTGGAAAACTACTTGTGTACAAGTACGATGATTCCAAACCCTGGATCACGAGAGCCTGTGTGGGCATG CTTACTTGTGTTGGAGTCGGAGACGTCTGCAACAAAGGAAAG aaCTTTGTGGTGGCCATGGGTGCAGAAGGCTGGTTTCACCTGTTTGACTTGACATCTGCTTCTGGAAACAAATCCGACTCTTCCAGTCAACATGAGGCGCTGAGCTCTGATGACCAGAAGCCGTTCTTCACCCAGCACATCCCCGCCAACACCAAAGTCATCCTGATCAGTGACATTG ATGGTGATGGGCGCAGTGAGCTTGTGGTGGGCTACACAGACCGTGTGGTTCGAGCGTTCCGGTGGGAGGAGGCCTCTGATAGTCTAGACTCGGGATCTGGACAGCTGGTCTTACTGAAGAAATGGCTTCTGGAGGGTCAG GTGGACAGTCTGTCTGTGAATCCGGATCCAGAGGGTTTACCTGAGCTGATGGTGTCCCAACCGGGTTGTGGTTATGCCATCCTGCTGTGCTCCTGGACACAGCAGGACTCCAGCAGCTCTGGGGAGGACGCCCCAGCCACCCCTGGCAG TGAAGGGCCTTCCCGAGATGTCGCGCTCCATCTGACCACTGGGCGGatccacaacaaaaatgtttcCACTCATCTTATTGGCAGCATAAGCAAAG GCTCAAAAGAGGAATCTTCTAAATGTGGCCTGTTTGCTCTTTGCACTTTGGATG GAACCCTGAAGCTGTTGGACAGCTCGGAGCAGCTTTTGTGGTCTGTCCAGGTGGACCATCAGCTCTTTGCCCTGCAGAAGCTCGACGTCACT GGCGACGGCAGGGAGGAAGTGGTGGCGTGCGCCTGGGACGGACAAACCTACATCATTGACCACAATCGAACAGTGGTGCGGTTCCAGTTTGATGAGAACGTTAACGCCTTCTGTGCGG GTCAGTACACATGTGAGGAGGGTAAGAACAGCCCGTGTCTGGTTTATGTCGGCTTCAACCACAAAATCTACATCTACTGGAAGGTGGCGCTGGAACGCATGGAGTCCACCAACCTGCTGCGGGTCCTGGACAAAAGACCCGAGTTCAAGAGTCACCTGAAGGTGCTCGGAGTTG